GTGAGGAAAATCGCTTCCGCCCCAGCCGTGCAAAATCAAAATCTTCTGTTTCACTCTCTATTCCTGTTAAAATTGCCAAGTCTACTGCACCTATGCTAACTTTAGTGGAAGTATACCAAATATGATAACTGACATTACGCACTTTTTCAAAAAAAGGCGTAATAATACTTTGTAGTTCTCGAAAAACTTGTTTTTCGTAGCTTCAGGGGGTTGTAGGGACTTTAGTCCATGCCACTAAAACGGACGCGTTCGTTTTAGTGCGTAACATCAGATGATAAAAAGAATCAGATAAGCTAAAGAACTCTATAATTAAAACTAAAAAATTATAGAAAAAGGTACAAGGGTGGAGAAGAGAAGTATTAAAGCAATTACCGTAACCCGCTTACTGCAGGTTTTTATAGTTGCTACATTGGTTATAGTCTCTATAGTTCTTTTAAGTTACAGAAGTTTTTTTCAGTTTATAGTAGAAAATAAAATCCATTCAATCTCAGAAATCATAAAAGCGGGTCTTACATCGCACATGAAAGCTGGGATAATGGATAAACGAGATTATTTTTTGGATGAAATATCTTCGGTTCATGATATAAAAACTATTAAAATTATTCGCGGGGATGCAGTCATAAAAGAGTACGGCGAATCAACCTTGTCTGAGAAGAAACTAAACGGTAACCTTAGAGCCATTTTAGAAAAAAAAGAGGTATATATAGAGTGGAGAGATATGAAAAGCAGTGTTAAATCAATTGTTCCTTATATTGCAAATTCTAGCTGTCTGGAGTGTCATCATGTCAAAGAAGGTACGGTTTTGGGTGCAGTAGATATTGAAATGGAGATTGATGCATACCAGAACTTTGTCATAAAAAACAGTTATGTGATTATTGCGGCTCTGATGTTGTTTGCTTTAGTCGTAGTATTTAATATGTTTCATGTCATTGAGCGTTATATAAGCAGACCTCTTTTAAATATTATCGATGAAACTAAGGACGCCTACTTTTCACATAAAAATATAGACAGCAATAAGTATGAGAGTAAAGAGTTTGAGGATGTCGCATTAAGCGTAAATGATTTTAACAGAACCGTTATAGAAAAAGAGAATGAGCTAAAATATAAGAACAAACAACTTCAACTTTTAAATGAGGAAATAGAATCAACTCTAAAAGAGACTATGCTTGCGATAGGAAAAATAGAGGAGATTCGCTCAAACTCTACAAGTCAGCATACCAAACGGGTTGCCATACTAAGCACAATAATCGCAAAAGAGTACGGATTGAGCGATGAGCAGGTAAAACTCATAGAGATAGCATCGCCTCTTCATGATATAGGAAAAGTCGGAATTGCCGATGCCATTTTAAATAAACCGGGCAGATTGACGCCTGATGAATTTAATATTATTAAATCTCACGCTCTTTTTGGATATAACATTTTAAAAAATTCTAAACGAGAGATACTAAAAACTGCGGCTTTGATTGCTTATGAACATCATGAAAAATATGACGGAACAGGTTATCCGCAAGGGCTAAGGGGCGAAGAGATAACTATTTATGCGCGCATTGTTGCGATTGTCGATGTTTTTGACACTCTGCTCTCTAAGCGAGTATATAAAGAGCCATGGCCGGTAGAAGATGTTGTTGCCTTTTTCAAAGAGCAAAGAGGTAAGCAATTTGAGCCGAAACTGGTAGATATATTGCTTGAAAATATTGATGATTATGTACAACTGCATAGAGATTTGTCAATATAAAAGCAACTCTATTTATGGTATGCGGATTAAAGGTTTTATGTAAAATATAAAACCTTATTTCTACCGTTCTCTTTTACATTATACAGCATCTTATCCGCAGCAGATATCAACTCTTCTTTGCTACCGCGAGTATGCGGATACATAGTTGCCACTCCTACACTCGCGGTAAGCGTAGGTATAACTGAAGAGTTTTTATTCGGGATGCCTAAAGCACGAATATCATCAATCAAATCATTCATCATATCAAAAGAATTTTCGGCGGTAGTATCACCGAGAACTATTGCGAACTCTTCTCCGCCGTATCTTGCACAAAAATCAGCAGGTCTATGTACAAATTTTTTAAGCACGGCACCGACTTTTCTTAAACACTCGTCTCCTGCTTGATGTCCGTATGTATCATTCAACGCTTTAAAATAGTCAAGATCAATAATCGCAAGCGAGAGAGGCAGCTTTAACCGCGCGCAACGCTTCCACTCGTTATCCAAAAATTCATCAAAATATCTACGATTGGCAATATCGGTAAGTCCGTCAATACGAGATTGGTTTAATACTTTCTCTTCGGCTAATACTCTTTCTGTAATATTTTCGTGCGAAATAACATAATACTCTTTATCGTCTAGCCCAAACGGTATAACTCTCATCATAAACCATCTCTTTTCATACGGGCTGTGACACGGATATTCAAAGTAAAAAAAGTCTTTTATTTTGTTAATAACATCTCTTATTCCATCGGCTGCTTTGGCTCCAAGTTCATCGCCGCATGATGCAGATTTGTCACACTCTTTGAGATAATTAATCTTATCCCAAACATTATGCATCGAGCAATTATTACTTTCCCCAAATGCAATCCAACTCTTATTAACATACACAATCTTCCCATCTTTATCAATTACGGAGATATGTTGCGTTACCGTGTCAAGAACTGACTTTAAAAATTTGTTCGAGTTTATCATGATAAATCCTCCAAAAATTACATTGCCGATGTTATATTTTACTGCAATATTTGTAATTTTTGTGGTAGAAGTTTTAATTATTTAACGGTGGGCTGTTATAGCTTTATCTATCCTTGAAATCGTTTCGTCTTTACCGATTATCGCCATGACGCTATCAAGTCCCGGTCCGCTCATTTTTCCTAAAAGCGCTACACGAAGGGGCTGACCGATTTTACCAAAACCGATGCCCATCTCATCGACAACTTCTTGCATTAAGTGGTGGTAATCGCTTGGCAGATGAAGTTCACTGCATATGGCGACTTTTTCTTTAAAAGTATTTAAAACATCTACGGCATCGCCTTTGAATGATTTTTCAACGGCTTTTTCGTCATAAGAGGCAGGAGCGATAATTATCTCGTTTACAAGCAATGCCATCTCTTTAAGCGTTTTTGCTCTCTCTTTTAGGGCGTCGAGTAAAATCTCTTTTTTGTCATGTGAAGTCAGCAGCAAACCGTACTGCTCAAGCATCTCTGCCAACTCGCTGTTTGGCGTGTTTTTGATGTAGTGGGAGTTTAGCCAGTCAAGTTTTTCAGTGTTGTAGATTGATGCGGAACGATTGATATTTTTTGGATTGAAAAGCTCTCTCATCTCATCCATGGAGAAAATCTCTTGGTCTCCGTGACTCCATCCCAAACGAACTAAAAAGTTTAGAAGTGCCTGCGGAGTGTAACCCATCTCTTTATATGCCATAACATCGGTCGCACCGTCTCTTTTAGAGAGTTTTTTACCCTCGTGGTTATGAATCATCGGCACATGATAAAACTTCGGCACGGCAAATCCGAGCGCTTCATAAACCACTATCTGTTTTGGCGTGTTTGAGAGGTGGTCATCCCCGCGGATAACCTCGGTAACACCCATTAAGTGGTCATCAATCGCTACGACAAAGTTGTAAGTCGGAGAACCGTCGCCTCTTGCAATAACAAAATCATCCAAGATGTCTTCGGCTTTAAAAACAACATCGCCTTTTACGCCGTCACTAACTAAAATTTCGCCGCTAAGAGGTGCTTTTATGCGGATAACAGGCTCTATGCCCTCCGGCGGAGTACCTGTAAAATCACGATATTTGCCGTTGTATTTCGTCCGTTCTTTATTTGCCATTTGAGTCTCTCTAAGCGCGTCTAGCTCCTCTTTTGACATATAGCATTTGTAGGCTTTGCCCTCATCAAGAAGCTGTTTGATATAAACCGCGTAAATATCATCTCTTTGTGACTGGTAGATTATTTCTCCGTCATGTTCTAAACCCAGCCAATGAAACGCTTTTACAATCGCCTCTGCAGCCTCTTGTGAGTTTCTGGCTTTATCGGTATCTTCAATACGAAGAAGAAACTTGCCGCCGTTTTTTCTAGCCCAAAGATATGAAAAAAGAGCCGTTCTTAAACCGCCGATATGCAGATAGCCGGTAGGACTTGGAGCAAAACGAGTTACAACCATAAAAAAACCTTTATAAAATAGTTGTCGAATTTTAGGCTATTATTTGTTAAAAACGGGTAAAAAAATCTAGAGGTGCCTAAATCCACTTATAAAACGGTACACATTTAATCTCTATATCACTGTGAACAATTTCATCTTCACTATCTAATGTGATTATGATTCCGCTTTTAAGATTGAATAATTTACATGCTTCAACTAAGCCTTTTATCTCCCTGATCTTTGTGTCTTCGTCACTTATATCATAAGATACTTGTATGGCTTGCTTGATAGAGTTATTTTCATGGATGATAAAGTCGCATTCACTGCTTTGCTCACGATAGTAAAATAAACCATCTGCATACCTTCTTTTAAGTTCCAAAAAAACGGCGTTTTCTAAAGATTTACCGATGTTATCCGAAAATTTAAACTCAGTGGCGTTGTTAAGACCTATATCAATACTATATATCTTTTTTTCACCAAGTTCTTTGTTTACGAGCGAGCCGTCATAACGATGAAGAGTAAGTGCGAGATAGATGTTTTGAACATACTCTAAAAAGTCATAGAGTGTATTTTTACCTATTTTTATGCCGCTTGATTTTAACTCATTATAAATTTTATTGATAGATATCTGCTTTGTTGAAGAGGCTATTACTCTCTTTAAAAAGAACTTTAAAGCTACGGTATTGGTGATGGCATATCTCTCTGCAAGATCTCTATATACAAGCACATTAAAATACTCTTGTAGCGTTTGGTTTTTATAACGCTCTTCTAAAAATAGCGTCTCAGGAAAACCGCCGTCTTTTAAAAAGAGACCCAGAGCGTTTTTTATGTAAGCTAAACTCTTTGACGAATGGAGGTCAACTTTAATATCTTTAAATGATAAATACTCACTAAATGAGAGCGGGAAAACCTCAAAAACAAGGGTTCTTCCTCTTAGACTTGTTGCTATCTCAGAACTTAGCAGTTTTGAGTTTGAACCTGTGATAAATATATTTTTAGTAACAGTGTCATACAAGCGTCTTACAAACTTTTCCCATCCGTTGATGTTTTGAATCTCATCAAAGAAGAAGTAACACTCACTTAAGTTTTGCTCAGGGTAGAGTTCCATAAAACTCTGAATTATCAGGTCTAGCTCATCCACCGAGAGTTCAAGTCGCTCATCTTCAAAATTTAAAAATAAAATCTTTGTCTTATCAACACTATGTGTGAGCCGGTTTATCATCTCATAAAGGATAGATGTCTTTCCGCATCTTCTCACACCGATAAGCGTAATTATTTTTTTTGTATCAAACGGTGGCTTTAGTGTGCGAGGCTTTACATCAAAATACCCACTTAAATGAAAATCCCTGATAATCTGTTTTAGCTGTTCTTTCTTTTTCATAAAGAAGATTATATACTATTTTATCTTTTTTGTGGATAAAATATACTAGACTTCTTTCATAACCTAAAAATTAGATTCCAAATCAAGTTTGGAATGACGAGATTTATGAGTTTTCGTCATCCTGAACTTGATTCAGGATCTTTGGTTTGAAAGAAGTCTACTGTATATAACAATTAAAAGGGTCAAAATACCGCAAGATTAATAAATATATTGGTAAAATACCTATCTTAAATTTTACAGGATTTTTAATGTATAAAATATTACTGCCTCTTATTTTTAGTGCGTTACTGTGTGCGGAGCCTATCAACGGTGCCAGCG
This region of Sulfurimonas sp. genomic DNA includes:
- the gltX gene encoding glutamate--tRNA ligase, coding for MVVTRFAPSPTGYLHIGGLRTALFSYLWARKNGGKFLLRIEDTDKARNSQEAAEAIVKAFHWLGLEHDGEIIYQSQRDDIYAVYIKQLLDEGKAYKCYMSKEELDALRETQMANKERTKYNGKYRDFTGTPPEGIEPVIRIKAPLSGEILVSDGVKGDVVFKAEDILDDFVIARGDGSPTYNFVVAIDDHLMGVTEVIRGDDHLSNTPKQIVVYEALGFAVPKFYHVPMIHNHEGKKLSKRDGATDVMAYKEMGYTPQALLNFLVRLGWSHGDQEIFSMDEMRELFNPKNINRSASIYNTEKLDWLNSHYIKNTPNSELAEMLEQYGLLLTSHDKKEILLDALKERAKTLKEMALLVNEIIIAPASYDEKAVEKSFKGDAVDVLNTFKEKVAICSELHLPSDYHHLMQEVVDEMGIGFGKIGQPLRVALLGKMSGPGLDSVMAIIGKDETISRIDKAITAHR
- a CDS encoding sensor domain-containing diguanylate cyclase — translated: MINSNKFLKSVLDTVTQHISVIDKDGKIVYVNKSWIAFGESNNCSMHNVWDKINYLKECDKSASCGDELGAKAADGIRDVINKIKDFFYFEYPCHSPYEKRWFMMRVIPFGLDDKEYYVISHENITERVLAEEKVLNQSRIDGLTDIANRRYFDEFLDNEWKRCARLKLPLSLAIIDLDYFKALNDTYGHQAGDECLRKVGAVLKKFVHRPADFCARYGGEEFAIVLGDTTAENSFDMMNDLIDDIRALGIPNKNSSVIPTLTASVGVATMYPHTRGSKEELISAADKMLYNVKENGRNKVLYFT
- a CDS encoding ATP-binding protein; this encodes MKKKEQLKQIIRDFHLSGYFDVKPRTLKPPFDTKKIITLIGVRRCGKTSILYEMINRLTHSVDKTKILFLNFEDERLELSVDELDLIIQSFMELYPEQNLSECYFFFDEIQNINGWEKFVRRLYDTVTKNIFITGSNSKLLSSEIATSLRGRTLVFEVFPLSFSEYLSFKDIKVDLHSSKSLAYIKNALGLFLKDGGFPETLFLEERYKNQTLQEYFNVLVYRDLAERYAITNTVALKFFLKRVIASSTKQISINKIYNELKSSGIKIGKNTLYDFLEYVQNIYLALTLHRYDGSLVNKELGEKKIYSIDIGLNNATEFKFSDNIGKSLENAVFLELKRRYADGLFYYREQSSECDFIIHENNSIKQAIQVSYDISDEDTKIREIKGLVEACKLFNLKSGIIITLDSEDEIVHSDIEIKCVPFYKWI
- a CDS encoding HD domain-containing phosphohydrolase; its protein translation is MEKRSIKAITVTRLLQVFIVATLVIVSIVLLSYRSFFQFIVENKIHSISEIIKAGLTSHMKAGIMDKRDYFLDEISSVHDIKTIKIIRGDAVIKEYGESTLSEKKLNGNLRAILEKKEVYIEWRDMKSSVKSIVPYIANSSCLECHHVKEGTVLGAVDIEMEIDAYQNFVIKNSYVIIAALMLFALVVVFNMFHVIERYISRPLLNIIDETKDAYFSHKNIDSNKYESKEFEDVALSVNDFNRTVIEKENELKYKNKQLQLLNEEIESTLKETMLAIGKIEEIRSNSTSQHTKRVAILSTIIAKEYGLSDEQVKLIEIASPLHDIGKVGIADAILNKPGRLTPDEFNIIKSHALFGYNILKNSKREILKTAALIAYEHHEKYDGTGYPQGLRGEEITIYARIVAIVDVFDTLLSKRVYKEPWPVEDVVAFFKEQRGKQFEPKLVDILLENIDDYVQLHRDLSI